In Rhodococcus rhodochrous, a single genomic region encodes these proteins:
- a CDS encoding peptide MFS transporter: MSTLEPPTLTGSRSDHRFFGQPLPLANLFGVEMWERFSFYGMQGILIYYLYYSASEGGLGISQAAATSIVGAYGGTVYLSTILGAWIADRLLGSERTLFYSAVLIMFGHIALAVLPGFVGVGVGLVLVAFGSGGLKATATSIVGDLYDEQDPRRDAGFSIFYMGVNLGALVGPLLTGFLQTRYGFHWGFGLAAIGMFLGLLQYTIYRKHLGDIGKVPPHPLPAETRTKAAGIGLVAVVLIAVAALTGLVTTSNMSDIVVALTIIATIAYFVIMLSSKQITPIERSRVLSFIPMFIASAVFWSLFQQQFTMVAVYADTRLNRSLFGWEFPPSWVQSINPVFIILFAGVFAAVWTKLGPRQPSSPIKFAAGTIIMGIAFLCFIPMAGGGANSAPLLGLVFILLLFTFAELFLSPVGLSLSTKLAPKNFHTQMVALFYLSVACGTAMAGTLAGFYDENDEVPYYLWIGGASIAVGIVLALFAPRIKKLMHGVQ; this comes from the coding sequence ATGTCCACGCTGGAACCACCTACTCTGACCGGGTCGAGATCCGACCATCGGTTCTTCGGCCAGCCGCTGCCCCTGGCCAATCTGTTCGGTGTCGAGATGTGGGAGAGATTCTCCTTCTACGGCATGCAGGGCATCCTGATCTACTACCTGTACTACTCGGCATCCGAGGGCGGGCTGGGGATCAGTCAGGCGGCCGCGACCTCCATCGTCGGCGCCTACGGCGGCACGGTCTACCTGTCGACGATTCTCGGGGCGTGGATCGCCGACCGGTTACTGGGTTCCGAACGAACCCTGTTCTACAGCGCCGTACTCATCATGTTCGGCCACATCGCTCTCGCAGTGCTACCCGGTTTCGTCGGGGTGGGTGTCGGCCTCGTGCTGGTCGCGTTCGGTAGCGGTGGCCTGAAGGCCACGGCGACGTCGATCGTCGGCGACCTCTACGACGAGCAGGACCCGCGGCGCGACGCCGGCTTCTCCATCTTCTACATGGGCGTGAACCTCGGCGCGCTGGTCGGCCCACTGCTCACCGGCTTCCTGCAGACGCGCTACGGCTTCCACTGGGGCTTCGGTCTCGCCGCGATCGGTATGTTCCTCGGCCTGCTGCAGTACACGATCTACCGCAAGCATCTCGGCGACATCGGCAAGGTGCCGCCGCATCCCCTGCCCGCCGAGACCCGTACGAAAGCGGCCGGGATCGGTCTGGTCGCCGTGGTCCTCATCGCGGTCGCCGCGCTGACCGGCCTCGTCACGACGAGCAACATGTCCGACATCGTCGTCGCCCTCACCATCATCGCGACGATCGCCTACTTCGTCATCATGCTGTCGAGCAAGCAGATCACGCCGATCGAACGCAGCCGGGTGCTGTCGTTCATCCCGATGTTCATCGCGAGCGCGGTGTTCTGGTCGCTCTTCCAGCAGCAGTTCACGATGGTCGCCGTCTACGCCGACACGCGCCTGAACCGCAGCCTGTTCGGATGGGAGTTCCCGCCGTCCTGGGTGCAGTCGATCAACCCGGTTTTCATCATCCTGTTCGCAGGTGTCTTCGCCGCCGTGTGGACCAAACTCGGACCGCGTCAGCCGTCGTCACCCATCAAGTTCGCCGCGGGCACGATCATCATGGGCATCGCCTTCCTGTGCTTCATCCCCATGGCGGGCGGCGGCGCCAACAGCGCTCCGCTGCTCGGACTGGTGTTCATCCTGCTGCTGTTCACCTTCGCCGAGCTGTTCCTGTCCCCCGTCGGACTGTCGCTGTCGACGAAGCTCGCACCGAAGAACTTCCACACGCAGATGGTCGCGCTGTTCTACCTGTCCGTCGCGTGCGGCACGGCCATGGCCGGCACCCTCGCCGGGTTCTACGACGAGAACGACGAGGTGCCGTACTACCTGTGGATCGGCGGAGCGTCGATCGCAGTGGGCATCGTGCTGGCCCTGTTCGCGCCGCGCATCAAGAAGCTCATGCACGGCGTGCAGTAG
- a CDS encoding sulfite exporter TauE/SafE family protein — protein sequence MTVLDLALLVVAGFFAGVVGFVTGLASIVSYPALLAVGLPPVAANVTNTVAMVGVGVGALTNSAREVVDTGPRVWWWTLYAALGGVVGAAVLLVAPPDSFEAVVPGFVALAALALLLQPRIRTLAGGRDLPRVFSVAVFVVAVYGGYFGAGAGVVFYALVLICTSEQIWRASILKSYLLGVANLVAAIGFAVFGPVHWGAAAAMAVGAFAGGYCGPPLVRRIPPNLLRVGVALAGFGLAVWLALR from the coding sequence GTGACCGTCCTCGATCTGGCCCTGCTCGTGGTTGCCGGATTCTTCGCGGGTGTCGTCGGGTTCGTCACCGGCCTGGCGTCGATCGTCTCGTATCCGGCGTTGCTCGCCGTCGGCCTCCCGCCGGTCGCGGCGAACGTCACCAACACCGTCGCAATGGTCGGTGTCGGTGTCGGGGCGCTGACCAATTCGGCGCGGGAGGTCGTCGACACCGGCCCCCGGGTGTGGTGGTGGACGCTCTACGCCGCGCTCGGCGGCGTGGTCGGGGCGGCCGTCCTGCTCGTCGCCCCACCCGACTCGTTCGAGGCGGTCGTCCCCGGCTTCGTCGCACTCGCCGCTCTCGCGCTGCTGCTCCAGCCACGCATCCGCACCCTGGCCGGCGGCCGCGACCTGCCGCGAGTGTTTTCCGTGGCGGTCTTCGTCGTCGCGGTCTACGGCGGATATTTCGGTGCCGGCGCGGGCGTCGTCTTCTACGCGCTGGTGCTGATCTGCACGTCCGAGCAGATCTGGCGCGCGAGCATCCTCAAGAGCTACCTGCTCGGCGTCGCCAACCTGGTCGCGGCGATCGGGTTCGCCGTCTTCGGACCCGTGCACTGGGGTGCGGCGGCCGCGATGGCCGTCGGCGCGTTCGCCGGTGGGTACTGCGGTCCGCCGCTCGTGCGGCGCATACCCCCGAACCTGCTGCGCGTGGGTGTCGCGCTCGCAGGGTTCGGGTTGGCGGTATGGCTCGCTCTCCGCTGA
- a CDS encoding NTF2-like N-terminal transpeptidase domain-containing protein, translating to MRFRDWRGKRGRIVALAACLVVAVVALTTVVFSDSRSEAQRLVDDFVAALDDRDAGAAAALTSYPNAAEETISQMYDGLSDGTVDYDVTQLVELNDDSGYFTLSAGWNFGEGKDWSYQVTGSVRKLAVGWRVSWDPEVVVPDLSGGRTVHHVRTDAAPPKIFDRTGRLLMEEQTINAVVLDPAAMPDPVDTTTRLAAVLEPVAPVITAQLMQERMAENPGNRITAVKLRDQDYQFLEDGIVSIPGVEVLTTPTLISADRRISTPLLDSLRSAWQLERDRTAGWAVTLEDPEEGPIQVAGFQGPPPPDLQATVDSQVQLAAKEAVVTAGTPAAVVAIQPSTGGILAADVNNWAMELGPVITHGLYPAGGVLDPVRLAAGLERGVDPNDVGSDDVASTARRLGLGVDYDVPGFEFETSQIGHNRSGVVQFAGSDSDENLITPLGAAVLAASVARGSAAVPTIVQGQETVVHDAPEALPGSVIDALRGMMIDNVQNGPASFLRGHAGLAGIAAASGEDRWFFGYTGGDLAFAVFVADADGGDRAIKMADTFLRKLGEPLLGE from the coding sequence ATGAGATTTCGTGATTGGCGGGGGAAGCGGGGGCGCATCGTCGCGCTGGCCGCGTGCCTCGTCGTGGCTGTCGTCGCTCTGACGACGGTTGTGTTCTCGGATTCTCGAAGCGAGGCGCAACGCCTCGTCGACGACTTCGTCGCCGCCCTCGACGATCGTGATGCGGGCGCAGCGGCGGCCCTGACCTCCTACCCGAACGCGGCGGAGGAAACGATCTCGCAGATGTACGACGGTCTGTCCGACGGCACCGTCGACTACGACGTCACCCAGCTCGTCGAACTCAACGACGACTCGGGATACTTCACGCTCTCCGCCGGCTGGAATTTCGGTGAGGGCAAGGACTGGTCCTATCAGGTCACCGGTTCGGTGCGGAAGCTCGCCGTCGGCTGGCGTGTGTCCTGGGACCCGGAGGTCGTCGTCCCCGACCTGTCCGGCGGACGCACCGTCCACCACGTGCGCACCGACGCCGCGCCGCCGAAGATCTTCGACCGCACGGGCCGCCTCCTCATGGAGGAACAGACCATCAACGCCGTGGTGCTCGACCCGGCGGCGATGCCCGACCCCGTCGACACCACCACTCGTCTCGCGGCGGTTCTCGAGCCGGTCGCGCCCGTCATCACCGCCCAGCTGATGCAGGAGCGGATGGCGGAGAACCCCGGAAACCGGATCACCGCGGTCAAGCTCCGCGACCAGGATTACCAGTTCCTCGAGGACGGCATCGTGTCGATCCCCGGGGTCGAGGTGCTCACGACACCCACCCTGATCAGCGCCGATCGACGGATCTCCACGCCGCTGCTCGACTCGCTGCGCTCGGCCTGGCAGCTCGAACGCGACCGGACGGCAGGCTGGGCGGTCACCCTCGAGGATCCCGAGGAGGGCCCGATCCAGGTGGCCGGCTTCCAGGGCCCGCCGCCTCCGGACCTGCAGGCGACCGTCGACTCCCAGGTGCAGCTCGCCGCGAAGGAAGCGGTCGTCACCGCAGGTACCCCGGCCGCGGTGGTCGCCATCCAGCCCTCGACCGGTGGCATCCTCGCCGCCGACGTCAACAACTGGGCCATGGAACTCGGTCCCGTCATCACCCACGGTCTCTACCCGGCCGGCGGCGTTCTCGATCCGGTCCGGCTCGCGGCCGGTCTCGAGCGCGGCGTCGATCCGAACGACGTGGGATCCGATGACGTCGCCTCGACCGCCCGTCGCCTCGGCCTCGGCGTCGACTACGACGTGCCGGGCTTCGAGTTCGAGACCTCGCAGATCGGCCACAACCGGTCCGGAGTGGTCCAGTTCGCCGGATCGGACTCCGACGAGAACCTGATCACGCCGCTCGGCGCAGCGGTGCTGGCCGCCTCGGTTGCGCGCGGCAGTGCCGCTGTCCCGACGATCGTGCAGGGCCAGGAGACGGTCGTCCACGACGCCCCCGAGGCGCTGCCCGGCTCGGTGATCGACGCCCTGCGCGGCATGATGATCGACAACGTGCAGAACGGTCCGGCGTCCTTCCTCCGCGGACACGCCGGTCTCGCGGGTATCGCCGCGGCGAGCGGCGAGGACCGCTGGTTCTTCGGCTACACCGGCGGCGACCTGGCCTTCGCGGTCTTCGTCGCCGATGCCGACGGCGGCGACCGCGCGATCAAGATGGCCGACACCTTCCTGCGCAAGCTCGGCGAACCCCTGCTCGGGGAGTGA
- a CDS encoding penicillin-binding transpeptidase domain-containing protein produces MIGTVRIRLIGMGVAAATVLSLSACATGPDQPETIAEEFAAALDAGDVSGAAALTTDPVAAESAIDALFAGLGHDDPTVSVAGTGDGDTFDLDVTWTFGEGRDWSYRTTGSATEDPEADAWRIRWDPAVLSPELAGGASLEYLTTVGAPPTIFDRAGQPLMGEQVVTVVNLDATADPAAVAPVLATVVPTITAESLAEQVAAAAGGTAGVITLREEDLAPIEDRLAALPGVTLVPQTRLLTTERDLASPVWSGLAELWQEGQDASAGWVIRRVAADGTTSQVAGEAGPEAPDLTSTIDLDLQRRAEEVLAGFDTPAVIVGIEPSTGAIRTMAQNDAADAEGPIAATGLYPPGSTFKVVTTAAALDAGLAEPDTVLPCPGIASIGSRTIPNDENFDLGPVPLHTAFAFSCNTTMGQLALDLPPDALRATAERFGLGIDYVTPGLVTVTGDVPVADTDAARVEAAIGQGQVTASPFGMALVAAAVANGRTPVPTIVEGQPATADREAEPMPENVLAALREMMRETVIEGTAGTLRDIPDLMGKTGTAEYGDNVGAHGWFIGSQDNLAFAVFVSGADGSAPAVEAAGRWLRG; encoded by the coding sequence ATGATCGGGACCGTGCGGATCCGACTGATTGGTATGGGTGTCGCGGCAGCCACGGTGCTGTCGCTGTCGGCGTGTGCGACCGGCCCCGATCAGCCCGAGACGATCGCGGAGGAGTTCGCTGCCGCTCTCGACGCCGGCGACGTCTCCGGGGCGGCGGCGCTGACCACCGATCCGGTGGCCGCGGAGTCCGCGATCGACGCCCTCTTCGCCGGGCTCGGCCACGACGATCCGACCGTGAGTGTCGCGGGGACGGGCGACGGCGACACCTTCGACCTCGACGTGACGTGGACCTTCGGGGAGGGCCGCGACTGGTCGTACCGCACCACCGGCAGCGCGACGGAGGATCCGGAGGCCGACGCGTGGCGGATCCGCTGGGATCCCGCGGTGCTGTCGCCGGAACTGGCGGGCGGCGCGTCGCTGGAGTATCTGACCACCGTCGGCGCCCCGCCGACGATCTTCGACCGGGCCGGGCAGCCGCTCATGGGGGAGCAGGTCGTCACCGTCGTGAACCTGGATGCCACCGCCGATCCCGCCGCGGTCGCTCCCGTGCTGGCCACGGTCGTCCCGACGATCACGGCGGAGAGCCTCGCCGAGCAGGTCGCGGCGGCCGCCGGCGGTACTGCGGGAGTGATCACGCTCCGTGAGGAGGACCTCGCGCCGATCGAGGATCGCCTCGCCGCGCTGCCCGGCGTGACGCTCGTGCCGCAGACCCGCCTGCTCACCACCGAGCGCGATCTCGCCTCGCCCGTGTGGTCCGGTCTCGCCGAACTCTGGCAGGAGGGGCAGGATGCCTCGGCCGGCTGGGTGATCCGGCGGGTCGCGGCGGACGGCACGACGAGCCAGGTCGCCGGCGAAGCGGGACCGGAGGCACCCGACCTGACCAGCACGATCGACCTCGACCTGCAGCGACGGGCCGAGGAGGTCCTCGCAGGTTTCGACACGCCCGCGGTGATCGTCGGGATCGAACCTTCGACGGGCGCGATCCGCACGATGGCCCAGAACGACGCGGCCGACGCCGAGGGGCCGATCGCCGCGACCGGCCTCTATCCGCCGGGGTCGACGTTCAAGGTGGTGACGACCGCGGCGGCGCTCGATGCCGGGCTCGCCGAACCCGACACCGTGCTGCCGTGCCCGGGCATCGCCTCGATCGGTTCGCGCACGATCCCCAACGACGAGAACTTCGATCTCGGCCCGGTGCCGCTGCACACCGCGTTCGCGTTCTCGTGCAATACGACGATGGGGCAGCTCGCTCTGGACCTGCCGCCCGACGCCCTGCGCGCCACTGCGGAACGCTTCGGTCTCGGCATCGATTACGTCACGCCCGGTCTCGTCACGGTCACGGGTGACGTGCCGGTCGCCGACACCGATGCTGCCCGCGTGGAGGCAGCGATCGGACAGGGGCAGGTGACGGCGTCGCCGTTCGGGATGGCGCTGGTCGCAGCCGCGGTGGCGAACGGCCGCACGCCGGTTCCGACGATCGTGGAGGGGCAGCCGGCGACCGCGGATCGGGAGGCCGAACCGATGCCCGAGAACGTGCTCGCGGCACTGCGAGAGATGATGCGCGAGACTGTGATCGAGGGTACAGCCGGCACGTTGCGCGACATTCCCGATCTGATGGGGAAGACGGGGACGGCGGAGTACGGTGACAACGTCGGGGCGCACGGCTGGTTTATCGGATCACAGGATAATCTTGCCTTTGCGGTGTTCGTGTCGGGGGCGGACGGCTCCGCCCCTGCCGTCGAGGCGGCGGGGCGATGGCTGAGGGGGTAG